One genomic window of Solanum stenotomum isolate F172 chromosome 9, ASM1918654v1, whole genome shotgun sequence includes the following:
- the LOC125876555 gene encoding defensin-like protein codes for MARSICFMAFVVLAMMLFVSYEVQAQHMCKSTSQTFKGLCFTDSSCRKACLKEEFEGGHCSKLQRKCLCTKICVFDKISNEVKTTLDGKAKTGFEDEIMME; via the exons ATGGCTCGTTCCATTTGCTTCATGGCATTTGTGGTCTTGGCAATGATGCTCTTTGTTTCCTATG AGGTGCAAGCTCAACACATGTGCAAATCAACAAGCCAAACCTTCAAAGGATTATGTTTTACCGACTCATCATGTAGAAAAGCTTGTCTCAAAGAGGAGTTTGAAGGTGGACATTGTAGCAAACTTCAAAGAAAGTGCCTATGCACTAAGATTTGTGTATTTGACAAAATTtcaaatgaagttaaaacaacATTGGATGGGAAAGCAAAAACGGGGTTTGAAGATGAGATTATGATGGAGTAA